The Candidatus Krumholzibacteriia bacterium genomic sequence TGGCGCTCGCGCGCGAACACGGCGCCGACGTGGTGCTGGCCAACGATCCCGATGCCGATCGTCTGGCCGTGGGGGTCCCGACGGGAGGGGGGGACTACCGTCTCCTGACCGGCAACGAGATCGGATGCCTGCTCGCCTACTACCTGCTCACCGAGAATCCTCCCGCGGAGTCCGATCCGCTGGTGATGACCACCATCGTGAGCTCTCGCATGTTGCAGGCCATGGCCCACGAACTCGGAGCGCACTACGACGAGACGCTCACCGGCTTCAAGTGGATCGCCAACGTCTCGCAGCGGCATGCGCGCGAGCGGGGTTGGCACTTCGTCATGGGGTACGAAGAGGCGCTCGGCTACACGGTCGGCCCGGTCGTCCCCGACAAGGACGGGGTGGGTGCGGCCTTGATCTTCACCGAGATCGCCGCCGTTTGTCGCAGCCGCGGCCTGACCCTCGTCGAGTACCTCGAACAGATGGTCCGGCGTTTCGGGTCGTACGTCAGCCATCAGCACAGCCTGACGTTGCCCGGGCAGGAGGGTGCAGCGAAGATCGCGGCGATCATGGACGCCTTCCGGGCCGAGGCTCCGGATCGCATCGGCGAGCACGCGGTGGTCCGGGTCGTCGACTACGCGGACGGCCACGAGGAACTGCCGCCGTCCAACGTGCTGGCCTTCGACCTCGAGGGCGGGGGGCAGGTCCTGCTGCGGCCCAGTGGTACCGAACCCAAGATCAAGTACTACTTCGAACTCTCCGAGCAACCGGACGAGGACGAGGAGGTCGCACGGGCTCGGGAGCGTGCGACGCGCCGTCTCGACGCTCTGGTGCAGGCCTTCCTGGCGCTCGCGGAGGAGCGGGTGCGATGAACGATGCATCGTCGTCCGCGGGAACCGATCCGGCCACCGCTCCGCACTTCCTCGACGCCGAGCCCTCGACCCTGGAAGAGGCCGATGCCGCGGTGCTCTCGGTTCCCTACGAGGGTACGGTCAGCTTCGGCACCGGTACGGCGCGGGGTCCGGCAGCCGTGATCGGAGCGGGTCCCCACCTCGAAACCTTCGACGAGGAACTCGAGTGGGAATCCGACGGAGCGCTGAAGGTGGTCACGCTCCGGCCGATCGAGCCCGCGAGGGGCGAGCGCCCCGAGAGTTTCATGGGCCGGCTCAAGAACGCGTGCATGGGCTTCGGACTGGGGCCTCCGTTCCCGTTGACCTTCGGGGGCGAGCACTCGATCACTCCGGCCGTGCTCGACGGGATCCGAGACGACCTCTCCGACGTCACGGTCGTCCAGATCGACGCCCACGCCGACCTGCGCGACAGCTATCACGGAAGCCGGAACAACCACGCCTGCGCCATGCGCCGGGTGCTCGATCTGGGCGTGAGGCGATTGATCGCGGTGGGAATCCGTAGCTGCACGGCCGAGGAGTTCGCGATGGCTCGCGACGACGGTCGCATCGACACGCTCTATGCGCACCAGATGCACGACGCGTCGCGTTGGCAGCACCTGCTCGACGATCTACGGGCTCTGGACGGGCCCGTCTACCTGACCGTCGACATCGACGGGCTCGACTGCACGCTCTGCCCGGGCACCGGCACCCCGCAGCCCGGTGGCCTGAGCTGGGAACAGGCGCTCGACGTGGTACGTGCCACCGTGCGGGAGAGCAATGCCGAGGTCTTCGGGGCCGACGTGGTCGAGGTGGCGCCCATGGGGCAGAGCCAGGTGAACGAGATGGTCGCCGCCAAGCTCGGATTCAAGATCCTGGCGTACCGTTTCGCGCCCGGCCGGGGGCGTTGAGATCGGTCCGCGCCGCGGCGGACTGATCCGGGCGAAGTGCAGTCCCAGCGTCATCAGGGCCACGGCCGTCCAGAGCAGGAGACGCAGGACGTTGGTGGAGCGCAGCACGCCCGAGGCTGCGTAGCGAGGACGTCCCCGACTTCCGCGCTCGACGGCCTTCCAGAGTTGCAGCACGGCCAGTACCGACGCCACCGTCACCAGGACCAGGGGAGTCCGCGCGGGACTCGCCCAGGGGCTCAGGGCGAGCGCGGCCAGCGCGATGTCGGCGACGGCCAGCGTGCGATTGTGCGCGTGACTCCAGGCGGTCGTGCGGCGGCGGGCCGTGCCGAGCAACAGCGCCAGGGCCTCGCTCACGGTCAGTCCCGCGGCGAGCAGGTTCACGGCTGGCAGGAACTGGATCACGAAGAACATGGGCACCTCGGGCGCAGGCGTCGAAGGGATGCGGTGGAGGGCGGGAGCTCACGCGCGGTGCGGTCGACGTCGTGGGGCCGGCCCTGTCGATCGCGGCGATGCCCCTGGCGGTCAGCGCACCCAGTCCCGGACCTCGGGGTCCTCCTGTGCGACCTCGTCGTAGAGCCGTGCCGATCGGTCGAAGTAGGTGAGCTTGGCCGCGACCATGAGCGCGCCACCACCGACCGTGAGCACCGGGTCGAACAGGATCGCGCCGCTGATCATGACGATCGTCCCGATACTGCCCGCGATCGCCAGAAGGGTGGTCAGCCACTTCTGGCCGGAGTCGACGTCCCAGCGGCCGCGGGCGGCCCGGACGCGTTCCCCGAAGGTCGCGCGCGAGACCCAGCTCGCCGTCGATGCCGGCGGCGGGATCAGACGCGGGGCCGCGATCGACCAGCCCAGGAGCACCAGCAGCGCCAGCAGGTACCAGGGGTCGAACCACTGGCGCGACCACAGGGCCGCGGCGAAGAGTGGAAGGGCGGCCAGACGCGACCACACGGTTGCCGGATGGGCTCGGCGTTCCCAGACCTCTTCGGTGCTCATGCGTCCTCCGGGTCGCGGTGCACGGTCTCGGGGGAGAAGGCCGGCAGACACACCGCGATGTACTCGGCGCCCTCCGGCGTGCTGTAGCGGATCCATTCACCCGGTGCGGTGATCACGGCCTCGCCGGCGCGGACCTCCAGGCGGCCACCCTCGTACTCGACGTGCACGGCGCCGTCGAGGACCAC encodes the following:
- the speB gene encoding agmatinase, encoding MNDASSSAGTDPATAPHFLDAEPSTLEEADAAVLSVPYEGTVSFGTGTARGPAAVIGAGPHLETFDEELEWESDGALKVVTLRPIEPARGERPESFMGRLKNACMGFGLGPPFPLTFGGEHSITPAVLDGIRDDLSDVTVVQIDAHADLRDSYHGSRNNHACAMRRVLDLGVRRLIAVGIRSCTAEEFAMARDDGRIDTLYAHQMHDASRWQHLLDDLRALDGPVYLTVDIDGLDCTLCPGTGTPQPGGLSWEQALDVVRATVRESNAEVFGADVVEVAPMGQSQVNEMVAAKLGFKILAYRFAPGRGR
- a CDS encoding cupin domain-containing protein produces the protein MPRKIDAPTVIEAAGTEPKRIEEFAGRVNSGHDAVSVARMKSPAGWIEPGQRPEFEEITVVLDGAVHVEYEGGRLEVRAGEAVITAPGEWIRYSTPEGAEYIAVCLPAFSPETVHRDPEDA
- a CDS encoding DUF6653 family protein, which produces MSTEEVWERRAHPATVWSRLAALPLFAAALWSRQWFDPWYLLALLVLLGWSIAAPRLIPPPASTASWVSRATFGERVRAARGRWDVDSGQKWLTTLLAIAGSIGTIVMISGAILFDPVLTVGGGALMVAAKLTYFDRSARLYDEVAQEDPEVRDWVR